In Poecilia reticulata strain Guanapo linkage group LG1, Guppy_female_1.0+MT, whole genome shotgun sequence, one genomic interval encodes:
- the cyp4v2a gene encoding cytochrome P450 4V8, which yields MAVLLGSYSLQFLGASIIIAALTYITYQLLSGYLHKWFGMKSIPGTGFTYPFIGDALMFKTNAGDFFSQIVGFTQDFKDAPLFKIWVGPIPFVVLFHAENVEKILGNPVHLTKAFAYKFLHPWLGTGLLTSTGQKWRQRRKILTPTFHFSILTDFLQVMNEQAEILVEKLEKKAGKGSFNCFSDVTLCALDIICETAMGRKIYAQSDSESEYVKCVYRMSDIVSHRQRTPWFWPDFIYYFFGEGKNHDKTLKILHSFTYKVIKERSENLSYIESDSDSDHGKKKRQAFLDMLLKTTDEDGNKLSHQDIQEEVDTFMFEGHDTTAASMNWALHLLGTHPEVQRKVQQELHEVFGTSGRPINMEDLKKLRYLECVIKEALRLFPSVPFFARSLCDDCNLNGFKVPKGANAIIITYTLHRDPRFFPEPEEFRPERFFPENSAGRPPYAYVPFSAGLRNCIGQRFALMEEKVVLASILRNFNVEACQKRDELRPVGELILRPENGIWIKLEKREPLTS from the exons ATGGCGGTTTTACTGGGAAGTTACAGTTTACAATTTCTAGGAGCTAGCATCATCATCGCAGCTCTGACCTACATCACCTACCAGCTACTGAGCGGTTACCTCCATAAATGGTTCGGAATGAAATCCATTCCAGGGACGGGTTTCACGTACCCCTTCATTGGAGACGCACTGATGTTCAAAACCAACGCAGGAG ATTTCTTCAGTCAGATTGTTGGTTTTACTCAGGACTTCAAAGATGCACCACTGTTTAAAATCTGGGTTGGACCAATTCCCTTTGTTGTCCTTtttcatgctgaaaatgttgag AAGATTCTGGGTAATCCTGTTCACCTCACCAAGGCTTTTGCTTACAAATTTCTCCATCCTTGGCTTGGAACCGGCCTTTTGACCAG cactgGGCAAAAGTGGCGACAGAGAAGAAAGATTCTGACTCCGACCTTCCACTTCTCCATCCTCACCGACTTTCTGCAAGTGATGAATGAACAGGCGGAGATCCTGGTGGAGAAGTTGGAGAAAAAGGCGGGGAAAGGTTCTTTCAACTGCTTCAGTGACGTCACCCTCTGTGCGCTGGACATCATCTGCG AAACTGCGATGGGAAGGAAAATTTATGCACAGAGTGATTCAGAGTCAGAGTATGTCAAGTGTGTATACAG GATGAGTGACATCGTCAGCCACAGACAGAGGACGCCCTGGTTTTGGCCCGACTTCATCTACTACTTCTTCGGTGAGGGGAAGAACCACGACAAGACGCTGAAGATCCTCCATTCCTTCACCTATAAG GTGATAAAGGAAAGGTCTGAAAACTTGTCCTACATTGAATCAGACAGCGACTCTGACCACGGCAAGAAGAAGCGACAGGCTTTCCTGGATATGCTCCTGAAAACCACGGATGAAGATGGCAACAAGCTGAGCCATCAGGACATCCAAGAAGAAGTGGACACTTTCATGTTTGAG ggTCATGACACCACAGCTGCCTCCATGAACTGGGCCCTCCACCTGCTGGGAACCCATCCAGAGGTTCAACGGAAAGTTCAACAAGAGCTGCATGAAGTGTTTG GTACGTCGGGCCGACCCATCAACATGGAGGACCTGAAGAAGCTCAGGTACCTGGAGTGTGTGATCAAGGAGGCTCTGCGGCTGTTTCCCTCGGTGCCTTTCTTCGCTCGAAGCCTCTGTGACGACTGCAATCTGA ATGGTTTCAAGGTTCCCAAAGGAGCGAATGCGATCATCATCACCTACACTCTTCATCGTGATCCGCGGTTCTTCCCAGAACCGGAGGAGTTCCGGCCAGAGCGGTTTTTTCCAGAGAATTCAGCTGGAAGGCCTCCGTACGCATACGTCCCGTTCTCCGCCGGACTCCGCAACTGCATAG GCCAACGTTTTGCGCTGATGGAGGAGAAGGTGGTCCTGGCGTCCATTCTCCGTAACTTCAATGTGGAGGCCTGTCAGAAACGTGACGAGCTTCGTCCGGTAGGGGAGCTCATCCTGCGGCCAGAGAACGGCATTTGGATCAAACTGGAGAAGAGGGAACCGCTTACTTCATAA